GCGAGTCGGCGTGCGTGCTGGGCATCAACGAACCTCCCGTGTCGATCAAGGCGATCGAGCGCGCCATCATCGACCGCGCCTGGGCCGAAGGCTGGATCCAGCCCGAGCCGCCGCTGGAGCGCACCGGCAAGCGCGTGGCCGTCGTCGGCTCCGGTCCGGCAGGCCTCGCTGCAGCGCAGCAGCTGGCGCGCAAGGGCCATCTGGTGACCGTGTTCGAGAAAGCCGACCGCATCGGCGGGCTGCTGCGGTACGGCATCCCGGACTTCAAGATGGAAAAGCATCACATTGACCGCCGCATGGCGCAGATGGAGGCGGAGGGCGTCACGTTCCGCACGCGCTGCCATGTGGGCGTGGATGTGACGGTGGAAGAGTTGCGCAAACAGTTCCACGCCATCGTGCTGGCGGGAGGCGCGGAGCAGCCGCGCGACCTGCGCGTGCCGGGGCGGGAACTGAAGGGAATCCATTTCGCGATGGAGTTCCTGCCGCTCAACAACAAACGCAACGCGGGCGACGAGATTCCCGCGGGCGAATGGATCTCTGCGGCGGGCAAGAACGTGATCATCATTGGCGGCGGCGATACGGGCGCAGACTGCCTGGGCACGTCGATCCGGCACGGCGCGAAGTCGATCCGGCAGTTCGAGATCATGCCCATGCCCCCTAGCGAGCGCAGCCCGCAGACGCCCTGGCCGCTGTGGCCCTACCAGCTGCGGAGCGAGACGTCGCACGAAGAAGGCGGCGAGCGGATCTGGAGCATTTCGACGCTCGAGTTTCTCGGCGATGAAAACGGCCATGTGCGGGCGCTGCGCACCACGCGCGTGGGACCGCCGCCGAAGTTCGAGCCGCTGCCCGGCACGGAGGAAGTCTACGAAGCCGAGCTGGTGCTTCTGGCGATGGGCTTCACGGGACCGGTGAAGAACGGGCTGCTTGAACAGCTGGGCGTTGAATTCGACGCCCGCGGCAACGTGAAAGCGGACGAGAACTTCATGACCTCGGTGCCGGGCGTGTTCGCCGCCGGCGACGTGCGCCGCGGCCAGTCGCTGGTGGTGTGGGCCATCGCCGAAGGCCGCAAGGCGGCCGAAGGCGTGCACGAGTGGCTGATGAGCCAGCCGGTGCCGGAGGTGTAAGCCGGGCGCAGGGCGCGAGCATCAGCTTTTGCCACGCGCCGCGCCAGCGCGCCGTTTCACTGCGTTGACGGCCGGTTGAGGGGCTTGCCGCACGGACTTCTTCTGTTTTGCTGCCGCTGGCGGGGCGTGTTTGCTGAGCAGGGACTTCAGCTGCGTCCAGTTCCGCCGCGCCGTTTCCGGGTCGGTCTTGAGGCGGATCAGATCGCTGCTGCTTTTGTCGGGCAGGACGCCCTTTTCCCACCGCTTCACGCTGGCCACGCCGACACCCAGATATTCGGCGAATTCGCGTTGTGAAAGGCCGAGGCGGCGGCGCGATTCGCGGATCTCCTCCTGAGTGAGGATTCCGGCCAGGCGGCGATAGGTGGCATCGACGAGGCGGCCGTGATCCCTGAGGCGGTCCCAGGGGATCGTAATGAAGCCGCAGACGTCGCAGACGTGAACCGTGTCTTCCACTTCAAAAGAGATTCCGTGGATCTCATGGGGGACCGGGGTTCGCTTTCTGTGCATTCGCCCCTTCCCGCAATCCACACATCTCATGGGCGATCCTTTCATCAGGAATCGGCCGGGTGGAGGAAGTACAAAACCACGTTGGGCCGCTTGTCCTCCAGCCTGAACTTCAAATCCATCCGGCGCCGGAAACGGGCCGATCTCCGCACGAACGCATGTCCGGGCGGATCAAGTGCATCCTTGACCGGGGCTGCGTCGCCCGGAGTGATCTCGCGGGAAGCAATCGTGATCGCGTCAGGCAAATCCTCCAGACTCAGGCCGAGCTCCCCCAGCCGGTCCATCACTCTCGGATGCGGCTCAACCCGGCAGTCTTCCGCGGCTTCCTTGAAGTGCCGGAGGGCTTGCGCCGAATCAGAAGCATCCGGATGACTCCGGGGAGTGCGGTTCACAAACCGCCCTTCCTGGGATCATTTGATCCCACAAGAGCGGGCCTGTCAAGATGTCTGCGCATCGCCATGAGGCCAGCGCCTCGGCAGCGGTTTAGAGGATCCATACCGCCGCGCCCGGGAATTCTTTCGAAACGAGGGTGGGCCGGCGGCCGCAGCGCTCTCACACAAAACCGTCAGGCGCCTGAGGGCGGAGGTTGCAAAAGCACTCGATCCCGGGCCGCGCCACCGGCGAACACGCGCGGCCGGAATCAGGACAGGCCCATGCTCAGGCGGCCCAGCTCGCTGAAGGAGGGCGGCGGCTACTCCAGCAGGTGCGGATATGCTGCCATGACGCGGTTGATTTCTTCGAGCTGGCCGGGAGACAGGTCTTCATGCGGATCCAGGCACGCCCGCGAGGACATGCGGCCCTGGCGTACCAACACTTCATGGATTCCGGCGATGCAGCCGCGGAAGCCGTTGGCGGCGTCAAACAGCGCGGCGTTCAGATCCGTGAGCTGCGCGCCGAGAGCCAGCAGCAGTGAGGGGTTGCGGCCTTCCTGCACGCTGCGCAGGAGGTTGACGGCGCTTTTCGTGCCCACCGCCCACTGGCCGAGCAGGCCGCCGCGGATGCGCAGCACGGCGCCGCCGAACTGGAACGGCGTGAGCAGGTCGGCCACGATGTTGTCGTCGTTTCCTGTGTATAGTGCAATCTCGCGCGCGCGGCTGGACTCGGCCACGGCGCGCACCACATCGATTGTCTGATAGCGGTTGAAGGGTGCGATCTTGATCGCCGCAAGGCAATCGAGCTCCGCCACCCGCCGCCAGAAGGCGTACGGCAGCACGCGGCCGCCAACCGCAGGCTGCAGATAGAAACCGAAGACAGGAAGCACGCGGCCGACTTCGGCGATGTGCGCCGCCAGGGCATCGATACTTGCGTCCTTCAATGCGGACAGGGACACGAGGCCGCAGTGATAGCCGAGCGAGCGGGCGAGTTCGGCCTCGCGCAGCGCCTGGGGCGTGGGGCCGCAGACGCCGGCGATGAGCACGGTGTCCGTGCCGCGCGCCTCTTCCGCCGCGGCGCGCAGAACGGGCTCCAGCAGATTGTGCTCCGGCGCGCGGATGGCGAACTGCGTCGTGTGCACGCCTACGGCGAGGCCGCCGGCGCCAGACTCCAGATAGTAGCGCGTGAGCGCGCGCTGGCGCTCTTCATCAAACTTGCGCCCGGCGGTGAGACACAGGGGATGCGCAGGGATCACGAGCCCCTGACGCAGCCGGTCGAGCCATGAAACCATTCAGAACTTCCCTTCGCGCATCTCAAAGTGAGTGGGCTTGCCATGCACGGGGCCGCCGCGCAGGATCCACGCCGCGGTGAGGTCGATCAGGTCCTGCGCCTTCAGCGACGGCAAGCCGAACAGACGGTGGCAGAGAGAAGCATTATTGAGCAGCGCCGTCGGATGTTCCGCCCCCACGAAACGCGGCTCCACGCCGAAGCGCCTGCCAAACTCGCGGGCGATGTCCCGCACGCGCAGCGTCTCGGGACCGGTGAGGTTCAGAACAAAGGGCGGTGATTCCGCGCGGTGCAGGCAGCGCAGCGCCACCGAGTTGGCGTCCCCCTGCCAGATGACGTTGACGTGGCCCATGTTGAGATCCACAGGCTGTTTGTCGCGCACCCTAAGGGCGATGTCGACGAGCACGCCGTAGCGCAGTTCGACGGCGTAATTCAGGCGCAGCAGCGCCACGGGCGTGCCGTAGTTGCGCGAGACGTAATCGAACATCCGCTCCCGCCCGAGGACAGACTGCGCGTACTCGCCAATCGGGTCCGGCGGCGTCTGTTCCGTGGCGCCGCCGCTGGAAACGGGCACGAGCGGATACACGTTGCCGGAAGAGAACGCCACGATGCGGGACTCGCGCCAGCGGTGGGCCGCAAGCCCCGGCAGATACGTATTGATGGCCCACGTCAGGGACGGATTGCCGGTGGAGCCGAACTTGCGCGCGGCCATGAAAATGATGTTCGGCGCATCGGGCAGTTTCTCCAGCGCTCCGGGTTCCAGGAGGTCGCACTCGATGGTCTGGATGTTCCAGCTCTCCAGTTGGGCGCGCACATCCGGACTGGAAAAGCGGCTGACAGCGATGACAGGAGCGCTGTTGCCCGCTGCGTCCAGAGCGCGGCGCGCGCGGTGCGCCAGCGAGGGTCCCATCTTGCCCGCGGCGCCGAGAATCAGCAGCGGACCCTCAAGCGAACCAAGAGCGGCGATATCGCCCGCCGAGGGGGCCGAGAGCACGCTTTCCAGTTCCGCGACAGTCGCGATCATGCCAGCCCGATGCTGAAAGTATACGTCCCGCGCGCGGGCGGAGCCTCGGTGGCCTGATGCGCCGACATCTCGTCTGCGGCGATACGTCCCGCGCGCGGGCGGAGCCTCGAGGCGCAGCCGGATGCGGCGCACCACTGGCCCCCAGATGGATTTGAGGCGCGCATCGTCCGGTTTGTATTCGTCCACATGCATCTGCAGAGCGGGATCGAACGCGAGGACAAAGTGCGAATCCAGCACGGCACGGCCCCCGCCATCCTCCCTCGGCGTGCGGTTCGTGATGAAGTTCCACTCGACAGACTCGCGTCTCGCGAGTTCGAAGCCGTCCCGCAGCGTGACGCGGTTGGCGCCGCGGTCGAGAGTCAGCTCCCGCAGCCACCTTGTGCAGCCCGCATCCGCAGGATAGGCCGCCTGGATCTCCATGCTGACGCTGCCGGATTGCGCGCGGAAGTTCCGCGCTTCGAATTCGCGGCCCGGCGCCTGCATCGCGCCGTTGATTGTCGGACAGTTGTGCCAGGCCGACTGCATGGTCCAGATCTCGTAGCGCTGCGAGGAGAATGTTTTCGCCGAATACGCCTCGACGCCGATGTCGATGAAGACCGGTTCGCCATCGCAGAAGACGATGAAATTGCCGACGTCGTTGTGGTTGTGGCTTTCCGCGTTGTGGCCTCCCTGCGCCGCGAGATAAAAGCCGCGGTCCGAGCCCTCCGCGATCCTCGCAGCGAACACCTGCGTGCCCGGCAGGATCACATCGGCCACCAGCGGCGGCCGCGCAGCCTGCGAAGCCGCTTTGATGTCCTCGTAGTGAAAGACGGACTGCAGCGAGCGCCACATGGATTCGTGCACCGCCAGAAGCCGCGGCTCCTGTTCGAGGGAAGCAAGCCACGCCCCGAACGCCTGCATGCGCTCGTCCCGCACCCGCT
This DNA window, taken from Bryobacteraceae bacterium, encodes the following:
- the gltD gene encoding dihydropyrimidine dehydrogenase subunit A, with product MGKPTGFMEYQRESFGRRPVEERVRDWFEVYVPLPEDRVRKQGARCMDCGVPFCHTGCPLTNLIPDWNDLVYKGRWREAIRELHATNNFPEFTSRICPAPCESACVLGINEPPVSIKAIERAIIDRAWAEGWIQPEPPLERTGKRVAVVGSGPAGLAAAQQLARKGHLVTVFEKADRIGGLLRYGIPDFKMEKHHIDRRMAQMEAEGVTFRTRCHVGVDVTVEELRKQFHAIVLAGGAEQPRDLRVPGRELKGIHFAMEFLPLNNKRNAGDEIPAGEWISAAGKNVIIIGGGDTGADCLGTSIRHGAKSIRQFEIMPMPPSERSPQTPWPLWPYQLRSETSHEEGGERIWSISTLEFLGDENGHVRALRTTRVGPPPKFEPLPGTEEVYEAELVLLAMGFTGPVKNGLLEQLGVEFDARGNVKADENFMTSVPGVFAAGDVRRGQSLVVWAIAEGRKAAEGVHEWLMSQPVPEV
- a CDS encoding dihydrodipicolinate synthetase, with amino-acid sequence MVSWLDRLRQGLVIPAHPLCLTAGRKFDEERQRALTRYYLESGAGGLAVGVHTTQFAIRAPEHNLLEPVLRAAAEEARGTDTVLIAGVCGPTPQALREAELARSLGYHCGLVSLSALKDASIDALAAHIAEVGRVLPVFGFYLQPAVGGRVLPYAFWRRVAELDCLAAIKIAPFNRYQTIDVVRAVAESSRAREIALYTGNDDNIVADLLTPFQFGGAVLRIRGGLLGQWAVGTKSAVNLLRSVQEGRNPSLLLALGAQLTDLNAALFDAANGFRGCIAGIHEVLVRQGRMSSRACLDPHEDLSPGQLEEINRVMAAYPHLLE